The proteins below are encoded in one region of Cololabis saira isolate AMF1-May2022 chromosome 21, fColSai1.1, whole genome shotgun sequence:
- the rangap1a gene encoding ran GTPase-activating protein 1a isoform X2 produces MATDIVAQLADSLAKTGVEDGELSYKGQGRKLDDAQSVAEIVKEIQDFDGLQALRLEGNTVGVEATQAIAKALETKSDFKRCYWSDMFTGRLRSEIPPALNSLGDALMLAGAKLTVLDLSDNAFGPDGVKGIERLLKSSACFTLQELRLNNCGMGIGGGKILAASLIQCHKKSSTEGTPLSLKVFVAGRNRLENDGATALAQAFQMMGSLEEVHMPQNGINHPGVTALASAMQDNPGLRILNLNDNTFTDKGAVAMARALKQLRSVQVINFGDCLVRAAGAKAIAETVSEGLPILRELNLSFGEITEEAALAVAQAVKGKDQLEKLDLNGNCLGDDGCKAVKDAMESMDKADLLGSLSDDEGEPEDDDEDEDDEEDEEDEEEDVDDEELEEEEEEEDDDDEDEEEEEESGVDKLSTPTSAPRPPDVSSFLSFPSPDKLLKLGAKRGLLVQQEVDVTDATKTAEAFLKIASVYKEENNDVKNAVLDTIDALLNKAFTSPSFQGYNFVSALLVLLGLIKSEDKIKPVVVVSGHLHALEHVVRQDYFPKENVAVLEAFMSR; encoded by the exons ATGGCGACTGACATTGTTGCACAGTTGGCTGATTCTTTGGCCAAGACCGGAGTTGAGGATGGGGAGCTGAGCTACAAAGGTCAGGGAAGGAAGCTGGATGATGCCCAGTCAG TGGCAGAGATAGTGAAGGAGATCCAGGACTTTGATGGCTTACAGGCTCTCAGACTGGAGGGAAACACTGTTGGTGTGGAGGCAACACAAGCCATCGCCAAGGCCCTGGAGACGAAGAGCGACTTCAAG CGCTGTTATTGGAGTGACATGTTCACCGGTCGCCTGCGCTCCGAGATCCCGCCAGCACTG AATTCCCTGGGTGATGCTTTGATGCTGGCGGGGGCCAAGCTGACCGTTCTAGACCTCAGCGACAATGCATTTGGACCCGACGGAGTGAAGGGTATCGAGAGGCTGCTCAAAAGCAGTGCCTGCTTCACATTGCAGGAGCTACGGCTCAACAACTGTGGCATGGGCATCGGTGGTGGCAAG ATCTTGGCCGCTTCGTTGATCCAGTGTCATAAGAAGTCCAGTACGGAGGGGACCCCCCTCAGCCTGAAGGTGTTTGTTGCAGGAAGGAACCGTCTGGAGAACGATGGAGCCACCGCCCTCGCTCAAGCCTTTCAG ATGATGGGCAGCCTGGAGGAGGTTCACATGCCCCAGAACGGCATCAACCATCCTGGTGTGACAGCCCTGGCCTCCGCCATGCAGGACAATCCGGGACTGAGAATCCTCAACCTGAACGACAACACCTTTACAGACAAGGGAGCAGTCGCCATGGCTCGA GCCCTGAAACAACTACGCAGCGTCCAGGTGATCAACTTTGGAGACTGTCTCGTACGGGCAGCCGGAGCTAAAGCCATCGCAGAAACCGTGTCAGAAGGCCTGCCGATCCTCAGG GAACTGAATCTGTCGTTTGGTGAGATCACAGAGGAAGCTGCTCTCGCTGTGGCACAAGCAGTGAAGGGAAAAGACCAGCTGGAGAAACTGGACCTGAACG GTAACTGTCTAGGAGATGACGGCTGCAAAGCCGTGAAGGACGCCATGGAGAGCATGGACAAGGCCGATCTTCTCGGCTCCCTCAG TGATGATGAGGGTGAGCcggaagatgatgatgaggatgaagacgatgaggaagatgaggaggacgaggaggaggacgtTGATGATGAGGAattagaagaggaggaggaagaagaagacgacgatgatgaggatgaggaagaagaagaggaaagcgGTGTGGATAAG CTGTCCACTCCCACATCCGCCCCCCGACCACCAGACGTCTCCTCCTTCCTCAGCTTTCCGTCTCCGGACAAACTGCTCAAATTGGGCGCCAAGAGGGGGCTGCTGGTCCAGCAGGAG GTGGATGTGACCGATGCTACGAAAACAGCGGAGGCCTTCCTGAAGATCGCTTCTGTGTACAAGGAGGAGAATAACGACGTGAAGAACGCAGTGTTGGACACTATTG ATGCTCTTCTGAATAAAGCTTTCACCAGTCCCTCCTTCCAAGGCTACAACTTCGTGTCAGCGTTGTTGGTGCTGCTCGGACTTATCAAG